One part of the Natronorubrum sediminis genome encodes these proteins:
- the aglG gene encoding glucosyl-dolichyl phosphate glucuronosyltransferase, producing the protein MKVSVVACTYAMDRYGDFSECIDSLLSQTYDQIEIIVVVDGNREVFDRFRSDFGDNAAVSAYCNDENRGVSYSRTRGAELATGDVVAFIDDDATAVPTWIEKLVKTYEQTDAIAAGGKMTADWIAGKPAVLPEEFYWLIGVTYPGFASSGDEIRNTFESNISFRRDVFVNLGGFDPELGPDADSYSHSEGAEIGTRLQRRYGRGVVYNPDAIVAHKVFEHRTKLRWLLARAFEQGRSKRRLERRETGSKDSETAYLQQLLGGFVPRRLRSLAMSPSLAGFVQFVMLFVFTGAVGSGYVYELLFGE; encoded by the coding sequence ATGAAGGTTTCCGTCGTCGCCTGCACGTACGCGATGGATCGATACGGCGACTTCTCGGAGTGTATCGACAGTCTCCTCTCTCAAACATACGACCAGATCGAGATTATAGTCGTCGTCGACGGAAACCGCGAGGTATTCGATCGGTTTCGATCGGACTTCGGAGACAACGCAGCCGTTTCGGCTTACTGCAACGACGAAAACAGGGGCGTCTCGTACAGTCGCACTCGAGGAGCCGAATTGGCGACGGGGGACGTTGTCGCGTTCATCGACGACGACGCTACGGCAGTGCCGACCTGGATCGAGAAGCTGGTAAAAACATACGAGCAAACCGATGCGATCGCCGCTGGCGGAAAAATGACCGCCGATTGGATCGCCGGAAAGCCAGCGGTCCTCCCCGAAGAGTTCTACTGGCTGATCGGCGTCACGTACCCGGGATTCGCCTCGAGCGGCGACGAAATTCGAAACACGTTCGAATCAAACATCTCCTTTCGCCGTGACGTCTTCGTGAATCTCGGCGGGTTCGACCCCGAACTCGGTCCCGACGCCGACTCCTACAGCCACTCAGAGGGGGCCGAAATCGGCACCCGACTCCAGCGCCGCTACGGGCGCGGCGTCGTCTACAACCCCGACGCTATCGTCGCTCACAAGGTATTCGAACACCGAACGAAACTCCGCTGGCTCCTCGCTCGAGCGTTCGAACAGGGCCGATCGAAACGTCGACTCGAGCGTCGGGAGACGGGTTCGAAGGATTCAGAGACGGCGTATTTACAGCAGTTGCTCGGTGGTTTCGTTCCCCGGCGGCTTCGGTCACTAGCCATGTCCCCATCTTTGGCTGGATTCGTGCAATTCGTCATGTTGTTCGTGTTTACTGGGGCTGTGGGAAGTGGGTACGTGTACGAACTGCTTTTTGGAGAGTAA
- a CDS encoding class I SAM-dependent methyltransferase: MDDQDVIDYFTSHLSSTDYTASATSQSLEQVAPLVSSLAKHRGEINTILELGVGYGGLSGALADILNCSSVHGIDVDKERLKVAEKRGVETYNLDLESDPYPFKDGEVDLVLSFGVFEHLRYFDHPLEESYRILSQDGHMLHSVPNLASWVNRVALLFGKQPRDVEISRNRAFGISEFYSDTDFLNHVHSPTHDAFLELLDYHGFSVDEVTGIYPYQNKWYVELVDRITSFRPSLSRRIIVLGAKKNP, encoded by the coding sequence ATGGACGATCAGGACGTGATAGATTACTTCACCTCCCACCTTTCTTCTACAGATTACACAGCAAGTGCAACGAGTCAGTCACTCGAGCAAGTTGCACCACTTGTATCATCCTTAGCCAAACACCGAGGAGAAATTAATACAATCCTCGAGCTTGGAGTCGGCTACGGTGGATTGAGTGGGGCGCTCGCTGATATTCTTAACTGTAGTTCTGTCCACGGAATTGATGTAGATAAAGAACGTCTCAAGGTCGCAGAAAAAAGAGGCGTTGAAACTTACAATCTCGATCTCGAATCGGACCCATATCCATTCAAAGATGGCGAAGTGGATCTTGTCCTTTCGTTCGGTGTCTTCGAACATCTTAGATACTTCGACCACCCCCTCGAGGAATCGTATCGAATCCTCAGCCAGGATGGACATATGCTTCATTCGGTTCCAAACTTGGCAAGTTGGGTAAACCGAGTCGCCCTATTATTTGGGAAGCAACCTCGGGACGTCGAAATTTCACGAAACCGTGCGTTTGGAATCTCTGAATTCTATTCAGATACCGATTTCCTCAATCACGTACACTCTCCTACTCATGATGCTTTCTTGGAACTATTGGATTATCATGGATTCAGTGTTGACGAAGTGACTGGAATATACCCTTACCAGAACAAATGGTATGTCGAATTAGTAGATAGGATCACGTCTTTCCGTCCCAGTCTTTCCCGCCGAATTATCGTATTGGGTGCGAAGAAAAACCCTTAA